A stretch of DNA from Methanosarcinales archaeon:
CCATATTTTGCTGCAAAATGTGCACCTCCGTTTTAGAAAATCGTTAATCAACAAGTTCAATTTATACAGACAGGTCAGAATTCGTAGGACAATACCAGTTTTTAAGCACAAATAATTAAAAAGCTTGAGCAACATTCCTATAATTACAAGGGGGTTAACACCATACCAGACCAACAAATCCATCAATATGATATAATAATTATCGGAGGCGGCCTGACAGGACTCAGGGCAGCCATTGAAGCATCTGAATCAGGCAATAATACCGCAGTTATTTCCAAGGTCCACCCTTTACGTTCCCATTCAGTTGCAGCCCAGGGTGGTATCAATGCAGCATTGGGTAATGCACCTGGCGCAGAAGACGATTCATGGAAAGACCACGCTTTTGACACAGTGAAAGGGTCAGATTATCTGGCTGACCAGGACACTGTGGATGTAATGTGCAGGGAAGCTCCCAGTGCGGTTATTGAACTGGAACACATGGGTGTGGTATTTTCCAGGTTCGAGGACGGAAGAATCGCCCAGCGTCCCTTTGGAGGTGCTTTCTTCCCCAGGACATGCTATGCTGCCGACCGTACTGGTCGTAACTTGCTTCATACCCTGTACGAGCAGTTAACAGATATGGATATTACCTTTTTTGATGAATATTATGTCACATCACTGATCAGGGATAAAGGACGAATAACCGGATGTACTGCTCTCAATATTGTTGACGGTTCCCTTCACGGATTTACTGCTAAAGCCACATTGCTGGCAACCGGTGGTTACGGCAGTCTGTTCGCCCGATCCACCAATGCACCTATCAATACCGGTGATGGAGCTGCTCTGGCATTTCGTGCAGGTGTACCTCTCAAGGACATGGAATTCGTCCAATTCCATCCCACAACACTTTACGGATCGAACATCCTGATAACAGAAGGTGCACGCGGGGAAGGTGGTTACCTGTTCAACAATAAACATGAACGTTTTATGAAGGAATATGTACCCAAAGCCATGGAACTATCTCCCAGAGACATTGTTGCCCGGGCTATCCAGAGGGAAGTGGATGAAGGAAGGGGTTTTGAAGACCAATTTGTTCACCTCGATCTGACCCATCTGGGAGCTGAAAAGATCAATGAACGTCTGCCAGGAATCAGATCAATAGCCATGGATTTTGCAGTAGTGGATCCAATTAAATCCCCGATCCCTGTACAGCCTGGGCAACACTATTCCATGGGTGGGGTGGCATCAAGTATTGATTGTTCCACTCCGGTACCAGGTTTATATGCTGCGGGAGAATGTGCCTGTATCAGTGTCCATGGTGCCAACAGATTGGGGGGGAATTCCCTGCTTGAGACTGTTGTATTCGGAAAGATTGCCGGAGAATCAATGGTCAAAGGTGTAAAAAATATTTCAGCACCTTCAATTGACCCTGTTAAAAGCGCATTGAAGGCCGAACTGGCACGTATCGATTCCATATTGACCAGGGATAAAGGCGAAAACATGGCCTCTGTCAAAGAAGACCTGAAAAATGTGATGTTCGATCATTTCGGTGTGTTCAGGGAAGAAGACAAAATGAAAGCAGGAATTAAGCAGCTTGAAAAACTAAATGAAAGGTTATCAAGAGTAGTTATCAATGATGGGGGGCGATTATTCAATCAATCACTCATCTACACACTTGAACTTCAGGGAATGCTCCTCATAAGTAATGCAGTGGCACAGGGCTCCCTTTCCAGGCAGGAGAGCCGGGGGTCCCACTTCCGTGAAGATTATCCGAAGCGGGATGATGAAAAATTCCTGAAGCATACTCTGGCTTATTACCACGATAATAAAACAGTAATTGAATACTCGGATGTTACTCTGGGAAGATACCCTGTCAAGGAGCGTGTGTATTAATGAAATTCAAGATATTCCGTTATGCTGGAGAACAATCCCGGTACGATACTTTTGAGATTGAGCCGGAAGCCGGAATGACAGTCCTGGATGCTCTTTTACATATACAGGCCAGGCTGGATGATTCCCTGGCTTTCCGTTACTCATGCAGAGGTGCTATTTGCGGCAGCTGCGCCATGCTGATCAATAAAGTACCGCGGCTGGCCTGCCGGTCACAGGTAAGTGAGCTTGTGGAGGGTAAGGTTAAGGATAAGGTCACTCTTAAACCCTATGCTGCCATTGAGATCAAGGAGCCCTGGAATAAGGAAGATGAAGTGTTGGTAGAACCCCTACCCCACCTGCCGGTAATAAAAGACCTGGTGGTGGACCAGGACAAGTTCTTCGAGTATTATAGGGTGGTGGAACCCAAATTCAAACCAGGGGATGAGCATCCTGAAAAGGAGAGGAGAATGGACCCTGCCGATATGGCAGAACTGGAAAAGTATACCAACTGCATCCTGTGCGCTGCATGTTTCGGGGCCTGTCCTGTAGATGGGGAAAAACCTGAATACCTGGGTCCTGCAGCATTGGCAAAACTGTACCGGTTCTATATCGATCCCAGGGAAAAAGACCACGAATCACGATTACTGCAGGCAAATATGGAGTCTGGCTGGTGGGCCTGCCAGTTCCATGGTAATTGCAAACAGGTCT
This window harbors:
- a CDS encoding FAD-dependent oxidoreductase — translated: MHQYDIIIIGGGLTGLRAAIEASESGNNTAVISKVHPLRSHSVAAQGGINAALGNAPGAEDDSWKDHAFDTVKGSDYLADQDTVDVMCREAPSAVIELEHMGVVFSRFEDGRIAQRPFGGAFFPRTCYAADRTGRNLLHTLYEQLTDMDITFFDEYYVTSLIRDKGRITGCTALNIVDGSLHGFTAKATLLATGGYGSLFARSTNAPINTGDGAALAFRAGVPLKDMEFVQFHPTTLYGSNILITEGARGEGGYLFNNKHERFMKEYVPKAMELSPRDIVARAIQREVDEGRGFEDQFVHLDLTHLGAEKINERLPGIRSIAMDFAVVDPIKSPIPVQPGQHYSMGGVASSIDCSTPVPGLYAAGECACISVHGANRLGGNSLLETVVFGKIAGESMVKGVKNISAPSIDPVKSALKAELARIDSILTRDKGENMASVKEDLKNVMFDHFGVFREEDKMKAGIKQLEKLNERLSRVVINDGGRLFNQSLIYTLELQGMLLISNAVAQGSLSRQESRGSHFREDYPKRDDEKFLKHTLAYYHDNKTVIEYSDVTLGRYPVKERVY
- a CDS encoding succinate dehydrogenase/fumarate reductase iron-sulfur subunit, producing MKFKIFRYAGEQSRYDTFEIEPEAGMTVLDALLHIQARLDDSLAFRYSCRGAICGSCAMLINKVPRLACRSQVSELVEGKVKDKVTLKPYAAIEIKEPWNKEDEVLVEPLPHLPVIKDLVVDQDKFFEYYRVVEPKFKPGDEHPEKERRMDPADMAELEKYTNCILCAACFGACPVDGEKPEYLGPAALAKLYRFYIDPREKDHESRLLQANMESGWWACQFHGNCKQVCPKDVPPILAIGKARQKLQEIGETP